From a single Leopardus geoffroyi isolate Oge1 chromosome E1, O.geoffroyi_Oge1_pat1.0, whole genome shotgun sequence genomic region:
- the RSKR gene encoding ribosomal protein S6 kinase-related protein isoform X1, giving the protein MGTVSCRQGQHARVVASHKQGGNIQGPWVRGWKSLWSGVGTTRSGLEELWGLRGHQCLHQEPLEPTPLLIEKPLSEWPVPQFVNLFLPEFPIRPLTGHHQLKILGLVAKGSFGTVFKVLDCDQKAVFAVKVVSKVKVLQRDILRQCKEEVSIQRQINHPFVHGLGDSWQGKRHLFINFWSFAVCSYCSTDLCSLWSSVGCLTEASIRLFAAELVLVLCYLHDLGIIHRDVKMENILLDERGHVKLTDFGLSRHLPQGARAYTICGTLQYMAPEVLSGGPYNHAADWWSLGVLLFCLATGKFPVAAERDHVAMLASVTHYDSEVPASLNQGLSLLLHELLCQNPLHRLRYLHHFQVHPFFRGVAFDPELLQKQPVNFVMETQATQPSPSESMLFKNFDCNLESYLVHPSLA; this is encoded by the exons ATGGGAACAGTAAGCTGTCGGCAGGGGCAACATGCCCGGGTGGTTGCTTCTCATAAG CAGGGTGGCAACATCCAGGGTCCCTGGGTCCGAGGCTGGAAGAGCCTCTGGTCAGGTGTGGGAACTACCAGGTCAGGTCTGGAAGAGCTGTGGGGACTACGGGGGCATCAGTGCCTacaccaggagcccctggagccgACCCCGTTGCTAATAGAGAAGCCTCTGTCTGAGTGGCCAGTGCCTCAGTTCGTCAACCTTTTTCTGCCGGAGTTTCCCATTAGGCCTCTTACAGGGCATCACCAGCTGAAG ATTTTAGGACTTGTGGCTAAAGGCTCCTTTGGAACAGTCTTCAAGGTGCTAGATTGTGACCAGAAAGCAGTATTTGCAGTGAAG GTGGTGTCCAAGGTAAAGGTCCTACAGAGGGACATCCTGAGGCAGTGCAAAGAGGAGGTTAGCATCCAG CGACAGATCAACCATCCTTTTGTACACGGTTTGGGGGACAGCTGGCAGGGAAAACGACACCTCTTCATTA ACTTCTGGTCCTTTGCAGTGTGCAGCTACTGCAGTACAGATCTGTGCTCCCTGTGGTCCTCTGTTGGCTGCTTGACTGAGGCTTCCATCCGCCTCTTTGCTGCTGAACTGGTTCTGGTGCTGT GCTATCTCCATGATTTGGGCATCATCCACCGAGATGTGAAG ATGGAGAATATCCTTCTGGATGAACGAG GCCATGTGAAACTGACAGACTTTGGTTTGTCCCGCCACCTGCCCCAGGGAGCCCGAGCCTATACTATCTGTGGCACCCTTCAGTACATGG CCCCAGAGGTCCTGAGTGGAGGGCCTTACAACCATGCTGCTGACTGGTGGTCCCTGGGTGTCTTGCTTTTCTGTCTGGCAACTGGGAAG TTCCCAGTGGCTGCAGAGAGGGATCATGTGGCCATGTTGGCAAGTGTGACACACTATGATTCTGAGGTCCCAGCTTCTCTTAACCAGGGGCTCTCACTCCTGCTCCATGAG CTCTTATGCCAGAATCCCCTCCACCGTCTACGTTATTTGCATCACTTCCAGGTCCACCCTTTCTTTCGGGGTGTGGCCTTTGACCCAGAGCTCCTACAGAAGCAGCCAGTGAACTTTGTCATGGAGACACAAGCTACCCAGCCCAGTCCATCGGAGTCCATGCTTTTCAAGAACTTTGACTGTAACCTGGAGTCCTACCTGGTCCATCCCAGCCTTGCTTGA
- the RSKR gene encoding ribosomal protein S6 kinase-related protein isoform X6 → MPGWLLLIRSGLEELWGLRGHQCLHQEPLEPTPLLIEKPLSEWPVPQFVNLFLPEFPIRPLTGHHQLKILGLVAKGSFGTVFKVLDCDQKAVFAVKVVSKVKVLQRDILRQCKEEVSIQRQINHPFVHGLGDSWQGKRHLFINFWSFAVCSYCSTDLCSLWSSVGCLTEASIRLFAAELVLVLCYLHDLGIIHRDVKMENILLDERGHVKLTDFGLSRHLPQGARAYTICGTLQYMAPEVLSGGPYNHAADWWSLGVLLFCLATGKFPVAAERDHVAMLASVTHYDSEVPASLNQGLSLLLHELLCQNPLHRLRYLHHFQVHPFFRGVAFDPELLQKQPVNFVMETQATQPSPSESMLFKNFDCNLESYLVHPSLA, encoded by the exons ATGCCCGGGTGGTTGCTTCTCATAAG GTCAGGTCTGGAAGAGCTGTGGGGACTACGGGGGCATCAGTGCCTacaccaggagcccctggagccgACCCCGTTGCTAATAGAGAAGCCTCTGTCTGAGTGGCCAGTGCCTCAGTTCGTCAACCTTTTTCTGCCGGAGTTTCCCATTAGGCCTCTTACAGGGCATCACCAGCTGAAG ATTTTAGGACTTGTGGCTAAAGGCTCCTTTGGAACAGTCTTCAAGGTGCTAGATTGTGACCAGAAAGCAGTATTTGCAGTGAAG GTGGTGTCCAAGGTAAAGGTCCTACAGAGGGACATCCTGAGGCAGTGCAAAGAGGAGGTTAGCATCCAG CGACAGATCAACCATCCTTTTGTACACGGTTTGGGGGACAGCTGGCAGGGAAAACGACACCTCTTCATTA ACTTCTGGTCCTTTGCAGTGTGCAGCTACTGCAGTACAGATCTGTGCTCCCTGTGGTCCTCTGTTGGCTGCTTGACTGAGGCTTCCATCCGCCTCTTTGCTGCTGAACTGGTTCTGGTGCTGT GCTATCTCCATGATTTGGGCATCATCCACCGAGATGTGAAG ATGGAGAATATCCTTCTGGATGAACGAG GCCATGTGAAACTGACAGACTTTGGTTTGTCCCGCCACCTGCCCCAGGGAGCCCGAGCCTATACTATCTGTGGCACCCTTCAGTACATGG CCCCAGAGGTCCTGAGTGGAGGGCCTTACAACCATGCTGCTGACTGGTGGTCCCTGGGTGTCTTGCTTTTCTGTCTGGCAACTGGGAAG TTCCCAGTGGCTGCAGAGAGGGATCATGTGGCCATGTTGGCAAGTGTGACACACTATGATTCTGAGGTCCCAGCTTCTCTTAACCAGGGGCTCTCACTCCTGCTCCATGAG CTCTTATGCCAGAATCCCCTCCACCGTCTACGTTATTTGCATCACTTCCAGGTCCACCCTTTCTTTCGGGGTGTGGCCTTTGACCCAGAGCTCCTACAGAAGCAGCCAGTGAACTTTGTCATGGAGACACAAGCTACCCAGCCCAGTCCATCGGAGTCCATGCTTTTCAAGAACTTTGACTGTAACCTGGAGTCCTACCTGGTCCATCCCAGCCTTGCTTGA
- the RSKR gene encoding ribosomal protein S6 kinase-related protein isoform X5, which produces MGTVSCRQGQHARVVASHKQGGNIQGPWVRGWKSLWSGVGTTRSGLEELWGLRGHQCLHQEPLEPTPLLIEKPLSEWPVPQFVNLFLPEFPIRPLTGHHQLKILGLVAKGSFGTVFKVLDCDQKAVFAVKVVSKVKVLQRDILRQCKEEVSIQRQINHPFVHGLGDSWQGKRHLFINFWSFAVCSYCSTDLCSLWSSVGCLTEASIRLFAAELVLVLCYLHDLGIIHRDVKMENILLDERGHVKLTDFGLSRHLPQGARAYTICGTLQYMAPEVLSGGPYNHAADWWSLGVLLFCLATGKFPVAAERDHVAMLASVTHYDSEVPASLNQGLSLLLHEVHPFFRGVAFDPELLQKQPVNFVMETQATQPSPSESMLFKNFDCNLESYLVHPSLA; this is translated from the exons ATGGGAACAGTAAGCTGTCGGCAGGGGCAACATGCCCGGGTGGTTGCTTCTCATAAG CAGGGTGGCAACATCCAGGGTCCCTGGGTCCGAGGCTGGAAGAGCCTCTGGTCAGGTGTGGGAACTACCAGGTCAGGTCTGGAAGAGCTGTGGGGACTACGGGGGCATCAGTGCCTacaccaggagcccctggagccgACCCCGTTGCTAATAGAGAAGCCTCTGTCTGAGTGGCCAGTGCCTCAGTTCGTCAACCTTTTTCTGCCGGAGTTTCCCATTAGGCCTCTTACAGGGCATCACCAGCTGAAG ATTTTAGGACTTGTGGCTAAAGGCTCCTTTGGAACAGTCTTCAAGGTGCTAGATTGTGACCAGAAAGCAGTATTTGCAGTGAAG GTGGTGTCCAAGGTAAAGGTCCTACAGAGGGACATCCTGAGGCAGTGCAAAGAGGAGGTTAGCATCCAG CGACAGATCAACCATCCTTTTGTACACGGTTTGGGGGACAGCTGGCAGGGAAAACGACACCTCTTCATTA ACTTCTGGTCCTTTGCAGTGTGCAGCTACTGCAGTACAGATCTGTGCTCCCTGTGGTCCTCTGTTGGCTGCTTGACTGAGGCTTCCATCCGCCTCTTTGCTGCTGAACTGGTTCTGGTGCTGT GCTATCTCCATGATTTGGGCATCATCCACCGAGATGTGAAG ATGGAGAATATCCTTCTGGATGAACGAG GCCATGTGAAACTGACAGACTTTGGTTTGTCCCGCCACCTGCCCCAGGGAGCCCGAGCCTATACTATCTGTGGCACCCTTCAGTACATGG CCCCAGAGGTCCTGAGTGGAGGGCCTTACAACCATGCTGCTGACTGGTGGTCCCTGGGTGTCTTGCTTTTCTGTCTGGCAACTGGGAAG TTCCCAGTGGCTGCAGAGAGGGATCATGTGGCCATGTTGGCAAGTGTGACACACTATGATTCTGAGGTCCCAGCTTCTCTTAACCAGGGGCTCTCACTCCTGCTCCATGAG GTCCACCCTTTCTTTCGGGGTGTGGCCTTTGACCCAGAGCTCCTACAGAAGCAGCCAGTGAACTTTGTCATGGAGACACAAGCTACCCAGCCCAGTCCATCGGAGTCCATGCTTTTCAAGAACTTTGACTGTAACCTGGAGTCCTACCTGGTCCATCCCAGCCTTGCTTGA
- the RSKR gene encoding ribosomal protein S6 kinase-related protein isoform X7, with protein sequence MGTVSCRQGQHARVVASHKILGLVAKGSFGTVFKVLDCDQKAVFAVKVVSKVKVLQRDILRQCKEEVSIQRQINHPFVHGLGDSWQGKRHLFINFWSFAVCSYCSTDLCSLWSSVGCLTEASIRLFAAELVLVLCYLHDLGIIHRDVKMENILLDERGHVKLTDFGLSRHLPQGARAYTICGTLQYMAPEVLSGGPYNHAADWWSLGVLLFCLATGKFPVAAERDHVAMLASVTHYDSEVPASLNQGLSLLLHELLCQNPLHRLRYLHHFQVHPFFRGVAFDPELLQKQPVNFVMETQATQPSPSESMLFKNFDCNLESYLVHPSLA encoded by the exons ATGGGAACAGTAAGCTGTCGGCAGGGGCAACATGCCCGGGTGGTTGCTTCTCATAAG ATTTTAGGACTTGTGGCTAAAGGCTCCTTTGGAACAGTCTTCAAGGTGCTAGATTGTGACCAGAAAGCAGTATTTGCAGTGAAG GTGGTGTCCAAGGTAAAGGTCCTACAGAGGGACATCCTGAGGCAGTGCAAAGAGGAGGTTAGCATCCAG CGACAGATCAACCATCCTTTTGTACACGGTTTGGGGGACAGCTGGCAGGGAAAACGACACCTCTTCATTA ACTTCTGGTCCTTTGCAGTGTGCAGCTACTGCAGTACAGATCTGTGCTCCCTGTGGTCCTCTGTTGGCTGCTTGACTGAGGCTTCCATCCGCCTCTTTGCTGCTGAACTGGTTCTGGTGCTGT GCTATCTCCATGATTTGGGCATCATCCACCGAGATGTGAAG ATGGAGAATATCCTTCTGGATGAACGAG GCCATGTGAAACTGACAGACTTTGGTTTGTCCCGCCACCTGCCCCAGGGAGCCCGAGCCTATACTATCTGTGGCACCCTTCAGTACATGG CCCCAGAGGTCCTGAGTGGAGGGCCTTACAACCATGCTGCTGACTGGTGGTCCCTGGGTGTCTTGCTTTTCTGTCTGGCAACTGGGAAG TTCCCAGTGGCTGCAGAGAGGGATCATGTGGCCATGTTGGCAAGTGTGACACACTATGATTCTGAGGTCCCAGCTTCTCTTAACCAGGGGCTCTCACTCCTGCTCCATGAG CTCTTATGCCAGAATCCCCTCCACCGTCTACGTTATTTGCATCACTTCCAGGTCCACCCTTTCTTTCGGGGTGTGGCCTTTGACCCAGAGCTCCTACAGAAGCAGCCAGTGAACTTTGTCATGGAGACACAAGCTACCCAGCCCAGTCCATCGGAGTCCATGCTTTTCAAGAACTTTGACTGTAACCTGGAGTCCTACCTGGTCCATCCCAGCCTTGCTTGA
- the RSKR gene encoding ribosomal protein S6 kinase-related protein isoform X2, with protein sequence MGTVSCRQGQHARVVASHKGGNIQGPWVRGWKSLWSGVGTTRSGLEELWGLRGHQCLHQEPLEPTPLLIEKPLSEWPVPQFVNLFLPEFPIRPLTGHHQLKILGLVAKGSFGTVFKVLDCDQKAVFAVKVVSKVKVLQRDILRQCKEEVSIQRQINHPFVHGLGDSWQGKRHLFINFWSFAVCSYCSTDLCSLWSSVGCLTEASIRLFAAELVLVLCYLHDLGIIHRDVKMENILLDERGHVKLTDFGLSRHLPQGARAYTICGTLQYMAPEVLSGGPYNHAADWWSLGVLLFCLATGKFPVAAERDHVAMLASVTHYDSEVPASLNQGLSLLLHELLCQNPLHRLRYLHHFQVHPFFRGVAFDPELLQKQPVNFVMETQATQPSPSESMLFKNFDCNLESYLVHPSLA encoded by the exons ATGGGAACAGTAAGCTGTCGGCAGGGGCAACATGCCCGGGTGGTTGCTTCTCATAAG GGTGGCAACATCCAGGGTCCCTGGGTCCGAGGCTGGAAGAGCCTCTGGTCAGGTGTGGGAACTACCAGGTCAGGTCTGGAAGAGCTGTGGGGACTACGGGGGCATCAGTGCCTacaccaggagcccctggagccgACCCCGTTGCTAATAGAGAAGCCTCTGTCTGAGTGGCCAGTGCCTCAGTTCGTCAACCTTTTTCTGCCGGAGTTTCCCATTAGGCCTCTTACAGGGCATCACCAGCTGAAG ATTTTAGGACTTGTGGCTAAAGGCTCCTTTGGAACAGTCTTCAAGGTGCTAGATTGTGACCAGAAAGCAGTATTTGCAGTGAAG GTGGTGTCCAAGGTAAAGGTCCTACAGAGGGACATCCTGAGGCAGTGCAAAGAGGAGGTTAGCATCCAG CGACAGATCAACCATCCTTTTGTACACGGTTTGGGGGACAGCTGGCAGGGAAAACGACACCTCTTCATTA ACTTCTGGTCCTTTGCAGTGTGCAGCTACTGCAGTACAGATCTGTGCTCCCTGTGGTCCTCTGTTGGCTGCTTGACTGAGGCTTCCATCCGCCTCTTTGCTGCTGAACTGGTTCTGGTGCTGT GCTATCTCCATGATTTGGGCATCATCCACCGAGATGTGAAG ATGGAGAATATCCTTCTGGATGAACGAG GCCATGTGAAACTGACAGACTTTGGTTTGTCCCGCCACCTGCCCCAGGGAGCCCGAGCCTATACTATCTGTGGCACCCTTCAGTACATGG CCCCAGAGGTCCTGAGTGGAGGGCCTTACAACCATGCTGCTGACTGGTGGTCCCTGGGTGTCTTGCTTTTCTGTCTGGCAACTGGGAAG TTCCCAGTGGCTGCAGAGAGGGATCATGTGGCCATGTTGGCAAGTGTGACACACTATGATTCTGAGGTCCCAGCTTCTCTTAACCAGGGGCTCTCACTCCTGCTCCATGAG CTCTTATGCCAGAATCCCCTCCACCGTCTACGTTATTTGCATCACTTCCAGGTCCACCCTTTCTTTCGGGGTGTGGCCTTTGACCCAGAGCTCCTACAGAAGCAGCCAGTGAACTTTGTCATGGAGACACAAGCTACCCAGCCCAGTCCATCGGAGTCCATGCTTTTCAAGAACTTTGACTGTAACCTGGAGTCCTACCTGGTCCATCCCAGCCTTGCTTGA
- the RSKR gene encoding ribosomal protein S6 kinase-related protein isoform X3, giving the protein MGTVSCRQGQHARVVASHKQGGNIQGPWVRGWKSLWSGVGTTRSGLEELWGLRGHQCLHQEPLEPTPLLIEKPLSEWPVPQFVNLFLPEFPIRPLTGHHQLKILGLVAKGSFGTVFKVLDCDQKAVFAVKVVSKVKVLQRDILRQCKEEVSIQRQINHPFVHGLGDSWQGKRHLFIMCSYCSTDLCSLWSSVGCLTEASIRLFAAELVLVLCYLHDLGIIHRDVKMENILLDERGHVKLTDFGLSRHLPQGARAYTICGTLQYMAPEVLSGGPYNHAADWWSLGVLLFCLATGKFPVAAERDHVAMLASVTHYDSEVPASLNQGLSLLLHELLCQNPLHRLRYLHHFQVHPFFRGVAFDPELLQKQPVNFVMETQATQPSPSESMLFKNFDCNLESYLVHPSLA; this is encoded by the exons ATGGGAACAGTAAGCTGTCGGCAGGGGCAACATGCCCGGGTGGTTGCTTCTCATAAG CAGGGTGGCAACATCCAGGGTCCCTGGGTCCGAGGCTGGAAGAGCCTCTGGTCAGGTGTGGGAACTACCAGGTCAGGTCTGGAAGAGCTGTGGGGACTACGGGGGCATCAGTGCCTacaccaggagcccctggagccgACCCCGTTGCTAATAGAGAAGCCTCTGTCTGAGTGGCCAGTGCCTCAGTTCGTCAACCTTTTTCTGCCGGAGTTTCCCATTAGGCCTCTTACAGGGCATCACCAGCTGAAG ATTTTAGGACTTGTGGCTAAAGGCTCCTTTGGAACAGTCTTCAAGGTGCTAGATTGTGACCAGAAAGCAGTATTTGCAGTGAAG GTGGTGTCCAAGGTAAAGGTCCTACAGAGGGACATCCTGAGGCAGTGCAAAGAGGAGGTTAGCATCCAG CGACAGATCAACCATCCTTTTGTACACGGTTTGGGGGACAGCTGGCAGGGAAAACGACACCTCTTCATTA TGTGCAGCTACTGCAGTACAGATCTGTGCTCCCTGTGGTCCTCTGTTGGCTGCTTGACTGAGGCTTCCATCCGCCTCTTTGCTGCTGAACTGGTTCTGGTGCTGT GCTATCTCCATGATTTGGGCATCATCCACCGAGATGTGAAG ATGGAGAATATCCTTCTGGATGAACGAG GCCATGTGAAACTGACAGACTTTGGTTTGTCCCGCCACCTGCCCCAGGGAGCCCGAGCCTATACTATCTGTGGCACCCTTCAGTACATGG CCCCAGAGGTCCTGAGTGGAGGGCCTTACAACCATGCTGCTGACTGGTGGTCCCTGGGTGTCTTGCTTTTCTGTCTGGCAACTGGGAAG TTCCCAGTGGCTGCAGAGAGGGATCATGTGGCCATGTTGGCAAGTGTGACACACTATGATTCTGAGGTCCCAGCTTCTCTTAACCAGGGGCTCTCACTCCTGCTCCATGAG CTCTTATGCCAGAATCCCCTCCACCGTCTACGTTATTTGCATCACTTCCAGGTCCACCCTTTCTTTCGGGGTGTGGCCTTTGACCCAGAGCTCCTACAGAAGCAGCCAGTGAACTTTGTCATGGAGACACAAGCTACCCAGCCCAGTCCATCGGAGTCCATGCTTTTCAAGAACTTTGACTGTAACCTGGAGTCCTACCTGGTCCATCCCAGCCTTGCTTGA
- the RSKR gene encoding ribosomal protein S6 kinase-related protein isoform X4, with translation MGTVSCRQGQHARVVASHKGGNIQGPWVRGWKSLWSGVGTTRSGLEELWGLRGHQCLHQEPLEPTPLLIEKPLSEWPVPQFVNLFLPEFPIRPLTGHHQLKILGLVAKGSFGTVFKVLDCDQKAVFAVKVVSKVKVLQRDILRQCKEEVSIQRQINHPFVHGLGDSWQGKRHLFIMCSYCSTDLCSLWSSVGCLTEASIRLFAAELVLVLCYLHDLGIIHRDVKMENILLDERGHVKLTDFGLSRHLPQGARAYTICGTLQYMAPEVLSGGPYNHAADWWSLGVLLFCLATGKFPVAAERDHVAMLASVTHYDSEVPASLNQGLSLLLHELLCQNPLHRLRYLHHFQVHPFFRGVAFDPELLQKQPVNFVMETQATQPSPSESMLFKNFDCNLESYLVHPSLA, from the exons ATGGGAACAGTAAGCTGTCGGCAGGGGCAACATGCCCGGGTGGTTGCTTCTCATAAG GGTGGCAACATCCAGGGTCCCTGGGTCCGAGGCTGGAAGAGCCTCTGGTCAGGTGTGGGAACTACCAGGTCAGGTCTGGAAGAGCTGTGGGGACTACGGGGGCATCAGTGCCTacaccaggagcccctggagccgACCCCGTTGCTAATAGAGAAGCCTCTGTCTGAGTGGCCAGTGCCTCAGTTCGTCAACCTTTTTCTGCCGGAGTTTCCCATTAGGCCTCTTACAGGGCATCACCAGCTGAAG ATTTTAGGACTTGTGGCTAAAGGCTCCTTTGGAACAGTCTTCAAGGTGCTAGATTGTGACCAGAAAGCAGTATTTGCAGTGAAG GTGGTGTCCAAGGTAAAGGTCCTACAGAGGGACATCCTGAGGCAGTGCAAAGAGGAGGTTAGCATCCAG CGACAGATCAACCATCCTTTTGTACACGGTTTGGGGGACAGCTGGCAGGGAAAACGACACCTCTTCATTA TGTGCAGCTACTGCAGTACAGATCTGTGCTCCCTGTGGTCCTCTGTTGGCTGCTTGACTGAGGCTTCCATCCGCCTCTTTGCTGCTGAACTGGTTCTGGTGCTGT GCTATCTCCATGATTTGGGCATCATCCACCGAGATGTGAAG ATGGAGAATATCCTTCTGGATGAACGAG GCCATGTGAAACTGACAGACTTTGGTTTGTCCCGCCACCTGCCCCAGGGAGCCCGAGCCTATACTATCTGTGGCACCCTTCAGTACATGG CCCCAGAGGTCCTGAGTGGAGGGCCTTACAACCATGCTGCTGACTGGTGGTCCCTGGGTGTCTTGCTTTTCTGTCTGGCAACTGGGAAG TTCCCAGTGGCTGCAGAGAGGGATCATGTGGCCATGTTGGCAAGTGTGACACACTATGATTCTGAGGTCCCAGCTTCTCTTAACCAGGGGCTCTCACTCCTGCTCCATGAG CTCTTATGCCAGAATCCCCTCCACCGTCTACGTTATTTGCATCACTTCCAGGTCCACCCTTTCTTTCGGGGTGTGGCCTTTGACCCAGAGCTCCTACAGAAGCAGCCAGTGAACTTTGTCATGGAGACACAAGCTACCCAGCCCAGTCCATCGGAGTCCATGCTTTTCAAGAACTTTGACTGTAACCTGGAGTCCTACCTGGTCCATCCCAGCCTTGCTTGA